A genome region from Zootoca vivipara chromosome 11, rZooViv1.1, whole genome shotgun sequence includes the following:
- the BTF3 gene encoding transcription factor BTF3 gives MKETIMNQEKLAKLQAQVRIGGKGTARRKKKVVHRTATADDKKLQFSLKKLGVNNISGIEEVNMFTNQGTVIHFNNPKVQASLAANTFTITGHAETKQLTEMLPSILNQLGADSLTSLRRLAEALPKQPVDGKAPLATGEEDDDEVPDLVENFDEASKNESN, from the exons ATGAAAGAAACTATCATGAATCAAGAAAAACTAGCTAAGCTGCAAGCTCAAGTACGCATCGGTGGGAAG GGTACTGCCCGTAGAAAGAAgaaggtggttcacagaacagcaacagcagatgACAAGAAGCTTCAGTTTTCATTAAAGAAACTTGGAGTAAATAACATCTCTGGTATTGAAGAG GTAAACATGTTTACCAACCAGGGCACTGTCATCCACTTCAACAACCCTAAAGTTCAAGCATCTTTAGCAGCTAACACTTTCACAATCACAGGCCATGCTGAGACAAAGCAGCTGACTGAAATGCTGCCTAGCATCTTAAACCAACTTGGTGCTGATAGTCTGACCAGCTTGAGGAGACTAGCAGAGGCTCTGCCCAAACAAC CTGTGGATGGAAAAGCACCTCTTGCTACTGGtgaggaagatgatgatgaagtTCCAG ATCTTGTGGAGAACTTTGATGAGGCATCAAAGAACGAATCAAATTGA
- the ANKRA2 gene encoding ankyrin repeat family A protein 2, with amino-acid sequence MMESSTNLDVGAQLIVEDCSGSYSLSHMPDIKVEPHLDSSVEEGPAQSVAMGMKFILPNRFDMNVCSRFVKSLNEEDSKNIQDQVNSDLEVASVLFKAECNIHTSPSPGIQVRHVYTPSTTKHFSPIKQSTTLTNKHRGNEVSTTPLLVNSLSVHQLAAQGEMLYLATRIEQENVINHTDEEGFTPLMWAAAHGQIAVVEFLLQNGADAQILGKGRESALSLACSKGYTDIVKMLLDCGVDVNEYDWNGGTPLLYAVHGNHVKCVKILLEHGADPTIETDSGYNSMDLAVALGHRSVQQVIESHLLTLLQNIKE; translated from the exons ATGATGGAATCATCTACAAATTTAGATGTTGGAGCCCAGTTAATTGTGGAAGACTGTTCTGGCAGCTATAGCCTGTCTCACATGCCAGATATTAAAGTGGAGCCTCACCTCGATTCCAGTGTTGAGGAAGGACCAGCTCAGAGTGTTGCCATGGGAATGAAATTCATTTTGCCCAATAGGTTTGATATGAATGTGTGTTCTCGGTTTGTCAAGTCATTGAATGAAGAAGACAGCAAAAACATTCAGGATCAAGTGAACTCTGACCTTGAAGTGGCATCTGTATTATTTAAAG CTGAGTGTAATATCCATACTTCTCCTTCTCCTGGAATTCAAGTAAGACATGTCTACACCCCATCAACTACGAAGCACTTTTCTCCCATAAAGCAGTCAACCACATTAACTAACAAGCACAGGGGAAATGAAGTTTCTACAACCCCTTTGCTTGTAAACT ctctttctgTTCACCAGCTGGCAGCTCAAGGGGAAATGCTGTATTTAGCTACACGCATAGAGCAAG AAAATGTAATCAACCATACGGACGAAGAAGGCTTTACCCCTCTGATGTGGGCTGCAGCTCATGGGCAGATAGCAGTGGTAGAATTTCTGCTTCAAAAT GGTGCAGACGCACAGATCCTTGGAAAAGGGCGAGAGAGTGCACTATCACTGGCCTGCAGTAAAGGCTACACAGACATTGTCAAGATGTTGCTCGACTGCGGAGTTGATGTAAATGAATATGACTGG aatggTGGTACGCCTTTGCTCTATGCTGTGCATGGGAACCATGTAAAATGTGTCAAAATACTCTTAG AGCACGGTGCTGATCCTACTATAGAGACAGACTCCGGATATAATTCCATGGATCTGGCTGTAGCCCTGGGCCATCGTAGTG TTCAACAGGTTATTGAGTCACACCTATTAACACTCCTTCAAAACATCAAAGAATAA